ACAACCCAATTGGTGGAAAAAGGCTACGCCGTGGTCATTTGCGACCAAGTAGAAGACGCATCGGAAGCTGTCGGTTTGGTGAAGCGCGAAGTAACCCGTATCCTCACACCAGGGACTTTGCTGGAAGAGGGAATGTTAAAATCAAGTCGTAATAATTACCTTGCGGCTGTGGTAATTGCGGTAAATCATTGGGGTTTAGCTTATGCAGACATCTCGACAGGGGAATTTCTCACCACTCAAGGAAGTGATTTAGAACACCTGACACAGGAGTTAATGCGGTTGCAACCTTCCGAAGTTGTGGTTCCCACAAACGCCCCTGATTTGGGTAGCTTGCTGCGTCCGGGTGAAAGTTCGCCCCATCTTCCCCCATGTTTACCACCATCATTTTGTTATAGCTTGCGATCGCAACTTCCCTTTTCCCAAGGCGAAGCTAGATCCAAATTACTCGAAAAATTCAAAGTGCGATCGCTTGAAGGACTCGGTTGTGATCATCTTCCTTTAGCTGTGCGGGCGGCTGGTGGTCTGCTGGAATATGTGGAAGATATGCAAAGAGTCAACCCGGTTGTCCTGCAACAGTTACGCACATATACTATTACTGATTATTTAATTGTTGATAATCAAACTCGCCGTAACCTGGAAATTACGCAAACAGTCCGGGATGGCACATTTCACGGTTCCCTGCTGTGGGCATTAGATAGAAGTAGCACAGCGATGGGTGGACGGGCGTTGCGGCGCTGGTTATTGCAACCCCTAATTGATACTAAAGGCATTGGGGCGCGGCAAAATACCATCCAAGAGTTGATGGAAAATACACCTCTGCGTCAAGATTTGCGGCAATTATTACGGCAAATTTACGATTTGGAACGACTAACGGGAAGGGCTGGTTCTGGGACTGCGAACGCTAAAGATTTAGTCGCTTTGGCTGATTCCCTCTCACGCTTACCGCAATTATCCCACTTGGTGACTGATGCGCGATCGCCTTTCTTAAAAGCTTTGCAAAAAGTCCCGGTAGAATTATCAGAACTAGCCCAAAAGTTACACGCCCATCTTGTCGAGTCGCCACCCATACACATTAAAGAAGGTGGTTTAATTCGTGCTGGAATGAATCCCATGTTGGATGAGCGAAAAGCCACAGTAGAATCAGACCAACAATGGATTGCGAATTTAGAAGTTGATGAACGGGCAAAAACTGGCATCCCCAATTTAAAGGTAGGATTTAATAAAACCTTTGGTTATTACATTAGTATTTCTCGTTCTAAATCTGACCAAGTACCTGAGAATTACATCCGTAAGCAAACTTTAACTAATGAGGAACGTTACATCACCCCAGAGTTGAAAGAACGGGAAGCGCGGATACTCACAGCGCGGGATGATTTAAATGAGTTGGAATATGAGATTTTTGTGGAGTTGCGGGAAGAGGTAGGAGAACAGGCGGAAATTATCCGCAATATTTCTCGTGCTGTAGCGGCGGCGGATGTATTATGTGGTTTGGCTGAGTTGGCTGTACAGCAAGGTTATTGTCGTCCGGATATGGTTGAGGGACGGGAAATTATGATTGTGGATGGTCGTCACCCGGTGGTGGAACAGTCTTTACCTGCTGGGTTTTTTGTGCCGAATTCTACACAGTTGGGAAGGGAAGAAGGCGCAGAGGAGAAGAAACCGGATTTAGTAATTTTGACTGGGCCGAATGCGAGTGGTAAAAGTTGTTATTTGCGTCAGGTGGGGTTGATTCAATTGATGGCGCAAATTGGTAGTTTTGTGCCGGCGCGGTTGGCGAGGTTGGGAGTGTGCGATCGCATTTTCACTCGTGTCGGTGCTGTGGATGATTTGGCTACAGGTCAATCTACCTTTATGGTGGAGATGAATGAAACCGCGAATATTCTCAATCATGCTACTGCTAAATCTCTAGTATTGTTAGATGAAATTGGTCGAGGAACAGCAACTTTTGATGGTCTTTCTATTGCTTGGGCGGTAGCAGAATATATAGCTGTGGATATTCGGGCGCGGACGATTTTTGCTACTCATTATCATGAGTTAAATGAACTGGCTAGCATTCTCCCGAATGTCGCAAATTATCAGGTGACAGTCAAAGAATTACCCGACAGAATTATTTTTCTACACCAAGTTCAACCGGGGGGTGCGGATAAATCCTATGGTATTGAAGCCGGACGGTTAGCGGGTTTACCAGATGTAGTAATTCAACGCGCCAAACAAGTCATGGGACAAATTGAGAAACATAGTAAAATTGCAATGGGACTGCAAAATATGGATTAATTCCTCTCTGCGTCTCTGCGCCTCTGCGTGATACTAATCACTATTTTCACTCAGATAGAACGGAGATAGGACTCCTATTTGCAAACCACATCCGCCGACCTGCTGCGGTTAAATTTGCTTCACAAACCTCAGTCAAACATAGCAATTCATCACCTTTTATATGTCCGGGGTTCCTTTCCTGGAAAAATTTAATATGTGGGTCATTTAATCGCTCCTTGGGAATTTCCTTGAGTTTTTCAGATAATATTTGCGGATGAGATAAGCGGACAATGCCAGTTTCTTGAAAATAGCGATCGCCAAATCGTTCCCATGCTAAAAAATCCATTAAACTAGAGACATTCTCAGGAATTTGAGCATCATAACGCGGATAAAATGTTTGCCAAAAAATCGGTAAAAATCGATAAGTGCGATAACCACCGGAAATTAATAACCAGTAGAGTTTACCATGTGCATATATAGAACTCAGTTGATTAATTGCCGCAATCCAACTGCGTGATAATGTTGAACTCGACCACACACTAGGATCTACAATGGTATCGCCAGAATAGATCACACTAATATGATCACCTGCAAACTCAGTATTATACAACAATATAGTTGAAAAACCTTTAATTATATTAGTGTCTTCTTCATATAGGTAAAGCACCCAATTTTTATTCTTTAAATCTTGATAAAACACATCATATTCAATTCCTGGAAAATGCTGATTCAGTAAATTAAACATAGCATCAATTTCGCCAGGCAATAATTTATTTATAGGCACTAATTGAGTTTTCATAAAATTAAATTATCTGAAAATAAAAATTACGGGAGGATGGAAAAAATTAATTCCCAATCACTCTTTAAATTTAAAGCAGGTGGTTTAATATCTCCTAGACGTTGCCCTCGTGATAAAGCATAATTAATATAGGTAGCGAGTGGATTTTTAACTCGCACAGTTTCTAATTGTCCTAACTGTCGTAATTTACGTGCATATTCGTATTGAGGATTTGCGGCTAAAGCCAAATCTAATTGTAGTCCTTGAGTTATAGTACTATTGGCATCATATTCGTCTCCATCTAGAAATAATACGTAATGTGGATGAGGTTTTATATGCGGTACAAGCATCGCAAAACCACGTTGTTTTCCTAAACACGATAGTACAAAGTCTTCTGTTAACTTCTCTCCGCACAAATCGCTAACTATTCCTCCACGTCCCACAAATTCTAATAAAGGTGTAGCTTGAAACCAACCCTTGACCAAAACTTTATCGCCTAAATCATAGCGATATAATCCCGAAGCAGTGGTGATGACAACTCGATAGATTTCTCCTAAAACTAACTGATGACATAATCTCGGTTGTTCATTGTCATCCAGAAACTCATAAAATCCACTATCGATAGCTAGGACTGGTGTATTACAACCCACCAAAGGTATGGTGACAACTCCTTCTGTGGCTAAAAGTCCCTTACCTTGAATCAAAACATGAGGAAATAAATCTTGCAACTGGCTAATAAAGGCTTTCGCGGCTGCATCAGTCCAACAGCTAATTACTGATAATTTTTGCCAGACTTTTTGGAAGTTAATTATATCATTAAAAACAGCTTGTTTTAAAAATTCGGCTCGTTCTGGTGAAAATATCTTAGATGTACTTTTACCCGTGGCAATATCAGCAATTAAATCCTCGTATTTTAATTGAATTTCTTCGATGATTTGCAGTAAAAATGTGGGACTCCATACCGAAATAAAACTTATATCTTCCGCAGCTAGTAAATATAATGCTGTGAGATATCGCCACTCTTTAATATCAGCAACCATAGACACTTCTGGCGGTACAGCTAAAAGATGAAGAATACAATCTTCTAATTTTTGACCAAAATAAGCAGCATCACTTACCATGCCAATAGGAATGCCACTGGGAGTGTGATTTGACTGACGAGTTACTGGACTAATCGCCCAATATGTGCGCCCTAATTTAATCTCTGGTTTTTGCTGTAATAAATCGGCTATCCAAGGTAATATGGCTTGTTGAAATGCGGCTAAACCTGTGGCGGTGTATGGGATTAATTTCGCGCCTTGAGTACTTCCGCCAGTCATTTCAAAAGCTACTATTCCTTCATGGCACAGGACTTGGATTCTTCCGTCGGCTATTTGTTGAATATAAGGGGCTAAATCTGCATATTCATGAATAGGAATACGTGCAGCATATTCTTCATAGCTAGTGATGCTGGTAAATTCATATTTTTCGCCAAATATAGTATGGCGATTGTTATAGATGATTTCTTTTAATTTGTTTGTCTGGGTGTATAGTGGGTTTTTTAATTTTTGGGAAAATTCTTCTAGGGAGGGTGTTACTTGGGTTTGGATTTTTTGCCAATAATTAGACATATTTAAATTTTTGGCTTTGCTTAGGGAAAATATAAATTAGTGTCACGCAGAGGCGCAGAGGCGCAGAGTAGAAGAGTTAAAGAAATGTATCAGCAAGTCCTAATTTTTTATCTACTTTAGTCTTTTCTAGGAGATGCTAATTAGGGCTTGACATGACAAATTTATTTGGTGGGTGTTATTTCTAAACCAATGGGAGTTTCGTCTTGGCGCAAACTAGCGCGGACAAACTTCCAGAGAAAAGATGAATAGGATTTGCCGGTTACACGTCTATGAATTCGGGGAAGTATGAGTTTATGCAGTTTGGGTAAGTTGTAGCTGGGAATACTGGGAAATAAATGGTGTTCGAGATGAAAGTTTTCATGAACTAGCAAAAACTGCACAATGGGGTGTGCTTCGATGCTGCGACTGGCTAAAAAGGGGTCTGTTGCATCGGTAATACCATGCTGGGTTAAACCCCGAATATTAATCGTGAAGTTAGTCAGGATGAATGGGACTACCCAGGTAATGAAAAAAAGTTGTAATGGGACAAATTGCCAGATAATTATATAGGTGACGATTAAAAATAAGTATTCAGTAAAAACTTTAATGCGTTCTTGAGTGTTGCCATAACGCCAAGCTAAGGAAGGGACAAAAATTAAATATAATATAGTTGCCCACAATAATCTGTTGTAGTGCAGTAACCAAATTAATTTGGGATTATTGGTGTAATTGTGATAGTCATCTGGGTCATTTTCATCCCCCAAATGTTCGTGATGACGCAAGTGCATTGAACGATAAGCACTAAAGGATATAAAGCCGGCAATTCCCATGACGGTAGCTGCTAAATCATTCAGCCATTTTTGGGGAAATAAGATATCGTGTACGCCTTCATGTATGAGTAAAAACATGGCATTCATGGCTAAGGCGACAAGTATTACCCCAAAGCCGTATTCTACAGTTGCTAAATTCCAGCTTAGACCTTGAGTATAAGCCTTTACTTCCACTGATACACCAACTACTGCGGTTAAGGGAAATATTAAATAGAGAAAATGATGCCACGGGACACTTTTTTGTAAAGCGCGAATTTCTGACTCAATTCCCTGAGATACAGCCTTTCGGGCTTCCAGGGTTGTCAATTTCTGCGGGGAGTTGATATTCATAAAGCCATTTTCTCGCCAAGATGATTTGCTGCACTGTTAACGTTATAATCACGAACCAGTTTATCAGGGGAAGTATGAATTTGTGCAGCTTCGGTAAGTTGTCACTGGGGTGGTACAGTCCAATTTCTTCCCCCTGCTTCTTCTGTTCCCTCGGAATAATTACTCATGACTAACTTTGACTACTTTCTTGATTTTTTAAAATGTTCTAAATAAACCGCAACATTTCTCAAAATTTTGTTACCTTCTTGTTAAGAATAGTTACAATTGTCTTAACACAGGAAATATTTATTATGGAAGTTTCACTTGAGAAGAATGCACCACATCAGGTTGTAATCATTGGTGGTGGCTTTGGTGGACTGTATACAGCAAAGACTCTTGCGAAAGCGAATGTAAATATTACTCTGATCGATAAACGTAACTTTCACCTATTTCAGCCGCTTTTATATCAAGTAGCCACAGGGACGCTATCACCTGCGGATATTTCCTCTCCATTGCGATCTGTACTCAGAAAAAGCAAGAATACACAAGTGTTGTTGGGAGAAGTAAATAATATTGATCCCAAAGCGCAACAAGTTATTTTGGATGATAAAGTAATACCTTACGATACATTAATTGTCGCCACAGGTGCTAATCATTCCTATTTTGGTAAGGATGAATGGAAAGACTTTGCGCCTGGGTTGAAAACTGTTGAAGATGCGATAGAAATACGTCGTCGCATATTTTCGGCATTTGAAGCCGCAGAAAAAGAAAATGATCCCGAAAAACGCCGGGCTTTGTTGACTTTTGTGATTGTGGGGGCTGGTCCGACTGGTGTAGAATTAGCAGGTGCGATCGCAGAGTTGGCATACAAAACGCTCCACGAAGATTTCCGCAATATCAGCACCTCAGAAACGAGAATTTTAATATTGCAAGGGCGCGATCGCATTCTCCCATACATTTCGCCAGATTTATCGCAAGCAGCAGCAGAAGCTTTGGAATCGTTGGGTGTGGAGGTCCATACTAAAGCCAGAGTCACAAATATTGAAAATAACATCGTTACTTTCAAGGAAGGCGGTGAAGTCAAAGAAATTGCCTCAAAAACTATATTGTGGGCAGCCGGTGTAAAAGCTTCCACAATGGGTCATGTTTTACAACACACTACAGATGTAGAATGCGATCACGCCGGACGTGTGATGGTAGAACCGGACTTGACTATCAAGGGTTATAAAAACATTTTCGTAGTGGGAGATTTAGCCAACTTCTCCCATCAAAATGGTCAACCCTTACCTGGTGTTGCACCTGTAGCCAAACAACAAGGAGAGTATGTAGCTAAACTCATTCAAAAACGGGTTAAAGGTCAGACTTTGCCACAATTTCATTACAATGACGTGGGTAGTTTGGCGATGATTGGGCAGAATTTAGCTGTTGTAGATTTAGGCTTAATCAAACTCAAAGGTTTCATTGCTTGGGTATTTTGGCTAGTAATTCACATCTACTTTTTAATCGAGTTTGACACTAAAGTAGTAGTAGTAATTCAGTGGGCGTGGAATTATATCACTCGTAATCGTCGTTCTAGATTGATTACAGGTCGAGAAGCTTTTGTCGAAGCCCAAAGTGTTGAAAATAGCAGTGCTTACCAGACTCCAGAAAAGAAGCAGCCAATCAAGCTTTAGGATTTTGGCTTTGTAGTCCCACAGCATTAAACTCTATCCACAGACCCGCCATTTGTCTCAATATTGACTCCCATAATTTAGTGTGAAGTTACTGGCGGGTTGTCAATTTCTGGGGGGAGATAAAGCCATTTTCTCGCCAAAATGATTTGCTGCACAGTTAATGCTAGGATTACCAACCAAGTTATCAGCATGATGCCTTGATATTCTGGTTTCCCTGGGACAAAGTATACTGCTCCTGTGTCCGAATGCACATTAGTTAACATATAATATGCAAAGTATGCTTCTATGAGAAACATGACTCCCATAATGCGGAAGTTCCAGGAAACAGCTTGATCAATATCTGTTTGGGTTGTGGCTGTGAATATTAATCCCAAAATCAAAACTGCGCTGAATAAATCATGGGCAATGCCATAATATGGATGCCAGTTATGACCAAAGTACATCATCCCTAATTCTACTACTGCTCTTAGTGCCATATTGCACCACACAATCCAGTATAATCGCCGCCATTTATGGGATATTCGGCTATCTATAGCAATTAAAAGGGGTAAAAAATACCAAAACCACAAGGCATAACCAAGCCAAAAAATTTTGGGTAAGGCGATGGAACCACCTAAGCCGTGGTGAGAGTTTTGGAAGTTATAAAAAATTGTCCCGCTGGTTGTCAGGGCAATGATGATTAAATAGTAGAGTGGTTTGAGCATATTTTTTGATTTTTGAACCACAGAGGACGCAGAGAACACAGAGGAAGAGTGTCAAAGCATCATATCTATATGATGTTCTATGCCGGCGGGTGGTGGGGGTGAGTCGCTGTTTTCGTTACATTTGTCACTTTGTCGCCATTTGAGGATGTAGGGTAAAAGTAAGTCGGCTTGGGTGAATTTGTAGTTGGTTGTGGGGAAGCGGTTGATGTTTGCTTGCTGCAATGCCATCATTTTTACGTCTTGTTGAATGATGAAGTGTGATAGGGGTGCGAAAAAGAGTTTGATTAACCATCCTATGGGTTGGACTCGAAAGCTAATAACGGTGTGAACTTCGGTTAGGCGATCGCCTATCGGTGTACAAGAGGAAGTGATAATATAATGACGTTCATCGGAGAAGATGTAATCAACTCGACTGGTCGCAGGCGCGATGAAACGGTCGGTATGTTGCATTTGGGTGCGTTTTTGACTTAAAAGCCACCAAACCACGGCGCTTTCGCGCGGTTCCTCTAAATATTCAGCCACAGCACCATCTGCTAAACTTTGGACAATGGCTTTTACAGGTTTAGCTTTGGGAGTCCGAAACCAAAAGCGATGCACAAAAGTTGCATGAGGACAGTCGAGAAAGTTTTCTAAACAAGCATCAACAGGTGCTAAAAACCGCGTTTTCATGCGAAAGCTTGTCCACCCTGGTGCATCTAAATAGGGGAATTTTACAGGGTGTGGGGTAGCGGGTGTATCAGCTAAACATACCCAGACATAGCCATCTTGTTCTAAGCAATGATATTTTTTGATACTTAAGTTACTGGCAATTTTACAGTCTGGCGGTAAAGCTGGAACTTTGTTGACTATGCCATCAGTATTATATTGCCAGCCATGATAAGGACATTCTATAGATTCTTGACATACTTTTCCCGCAGAAAGAGGGGCGTGTCGGTGGGCGCATCTATCTTCGAGGGCTGCGACTTTACCCGATGCAGTGCGGAATATAACAACGGGGATAGATGCAATTGTAGCGCTGAGTGGTTTCTGCTTCAGTTCCAGGGAACGACAGACTATGTACCAATAACGATGACCGATAAACATAATTTTGTGTCACGCAAAGGCGCAAAGACGCAAAGGGTAAGAGTTTGAGAGATGAAATTTTTAACTCCCGATAAATAAAGAAATACTAAATTATTTAGGCTGGTTTATTTGGTTGTATAAGATGATGATATTGATTAAGCTGTAATTGTTGATGTTGAATATTTTCGTCTCCACACCAATGTATTTCTACTGGAATTGTCTCTTCTTGAGAGTTACCTAAACCAAATAATAAACGTTTATCACCTTGGGCAGAAAATCCATTTGATGCTTGCACTTCGCGTAATTGTTTACCACTTTTTGAATTAATAATTACTTGTGTACCCACAGCATCACGATTACAAGTTTTACCATTACCAGCTAAATCTAACCCTAACCATAATTTTGCTGCTGAATCATTACGATAAATTGATACTGGGTGAAATTGATGTGTAACTAAAGCATCTAAATCACCATCATTATCTAAATCTGTTAATGCAATACCTCTAGAATTTCCTAATTCTTTCCAACCCACTTGGGAAGCGACATCAAGAAAACGTTTCCCTTGATTGAGATATACTCGATTCTGTTCATAGGGAAAAATACATCTGTCGCGTAAATCAGCCCATCTGTCTGCATAGCCGTGAATATCTGGACCTGTTAAGGCTATTTGCGAATTCCAATACCAAAAATCAGCACATTTCCTTTCTGATGCGACATTTTGGAAATAGTGCGGCGTGGTAATTTTACCTTTTAATCTTTGATTTCTGGTTTCGGAAAGTGGGCGGTCATAACTATTATCTACCATGCCGTTGGCTTGGAGTATATCTAATTTGCTATCTCTATCTAAATCACCCATCGCCCCACCCCAACCAAACCGATTTTCGTTGAGGATGTTGTGTTTCATGGCTGCATCGGTAAATGCTTTTTCGCCAATTTGATCGACATTTCCGCTATTCATCCACAATAAACTACCTTCGGCTTGCAGTTTTTCATGGACGTTGGAAACGTAAATATCTAATTGTCCATTATTATCGACATCTCCCAAGGAAGCATTCATCCCTTTATAGGTGTCATGACTGATTTTACCTACCAATTTCCCCCGGATTAGGTCGAATTTTTCACCTTGTTGATTAATATATAATTGGTCGGGGCCAAAGTCGTTAGCTAAATATAAATCTGTCCAGCCGTCGCCGTTTAAATCTCCTGTTCCTATATCTAATGTCCAGCGATTTCCATCGAGTCCTAAGGCTTTGACATCTTGTTTTTCTAATTTATTCCCTGTGTTGAGATAAAATAAATTCTCTCCTCCATTATCTGCATCATGCCAAGTGCGATGCATGACATTCATCATCCGGCGGTCATTGTCATACTCTGGTTGGGGTAACTGGAATATATTCAAGTAAGTAGGTTTTTCATAACCTGGTAATAATGGATTCATGGCATTACCAACCATTAAATCTAATTTGCCATCTCGATTTATATCTACAGCATTGGCAGTCAGACTAATTGTATAGTCATCAATGCCTAATTCTGCGGAAACATCAACAAATTTGGGTAGACAATGCTGTTTTTGAGATGGACATTCTTCTCGCAGGCGGTTTTGTAATAATCGTGATTTTCCATAGCCGACTGATAAGAATAAATCGGCATCGCTATCGTTATCATAATCCCACCATAAAGCGCCGGAGGGTAAGCCCTCTGTGGTTTGATGATTGACTAATTCATCTAAGGCGGGAATGGGTAAGCGGGTAAATTTAAAGTTACCTTGATTGAGGTATAAAGCGGCGCGATCGCTGTTATCTTTAAGAGGATAAGTTAAAAATATATCCTGTAATCCATCTTGGTCTACATCGGCTACGGCTACGGCATCGCCTACCGATAATAACCATTTCCCAATATGTTGTAATCTGGGATCTATTTGTTCTAAAATCTCACTTTTGTGGGTAGAAATCCCGGCTGCATCGGCGGCAATTTCTTCAAAGGTAAAATCTGTTTGAATAATATCTTTGGCTGCAACTAATTGCTGATAACCCCAAAATCCGCTGGAACCGATGAGGGTGATTAAAGTCCAACGATAGATAGGATGAAATATTTGATTAATATTTAAGGTTCTTAAATCTTTAATTTCCTGAATTTTAAACCAAATTAACCGCCCACTAAAGTAAATAAACCCTGCAATAAAGAATGTTGACAAACTCTCAAATTTATGGAGATATAAATCCAGGAGAACGATAATCAACGACATCCAAATTTGACCTTTTCTGGTCTTGGGTGATGTCGCTGGGTCGGTAATCATAAAGAATGTGAATAAATAAAACGCCGGGGAAGATAACGCCCCCATGACAATGGTTTCAGGCGGGACTAAATGCTGTGTCAAATAGCCACGAACACACAATTGTAAGGTGTAGAAAAACAAAAATGAAATGATTAAAGCTGTGCGGTTAATCCTTAAGGCAAATAGTAGTAAGGCGGCTGTAATAATAAAGATAACTATAGCTATAGAACCACCCCATTGATAAGCGGGTGCGGCACTAATTAAGCCATTTCCTAGTAATAAACTCGCAGTGATGCCAAATAATGCTGGGTTGTAAATATGTCTTCCTTTAGCTGTGAACAGATATTTTGAAGAAATGGCAAAGAAAACAGGTACTAATGGTAACCAAGAAGCATGGGCAAAATTAGTTAAAATACTTAATGAACAACCTGTAATGGCAGCACTTAAAGGAAATAGTAACTGGCGTTGTTTAAATAGCCAGTGCAGGATCATATCGAATATACAAGCCGCACTAATAATTAATAAGATTTGCGCGGGAGAACGGTTAAATCCTAAAACTGTGATTCCTAAAATAATATAAGAAATTAATATGCCTAAAATTGCTAGTCTTGGGTCAGATAAACTAGGTTTACGCTCCCATTGCCAATGAAATGGGAAATTTTCTAGTTTAATTGTAGTTATATTCATACTGCACCTATTTCTACACAAGGGACTCGTCCATCAAGTTGATGAAACGATGCTGCACCATCTGGATAATGAATAGCAAATAGTCTGCCCCCTGCGTCAATTCTTCGGTATTCTTTAAGAATTGATGTTAGCAGATCATCTGCGTGTAATCCGGCAATAAAGTAATGCCAGGGACCTTGATAGCGATCGCGATATAATTGCCGCAGTAAGGCGCGAAATATCTCTGGGCTATTGTCTGCGATCGCCACAAATGCTAAATAAAAGTAAGGTACCATCGCACCCGGAGACGGTAAGGCTTTAAGTGGTGTGACTTGGGAAAGCAGATTGTAAAAAAACCGCATCCTGGCAAATTGGGGACTGTAGCCTTCTATATGAGTTTGGCGGAAGGTGTGCTGTTCCCAAGCGGCGATAGTTCCCACTAACTCGTGATTGCGTATTGCCAGATAAAAATCTTCGGCTTTGAGTCCCCGCAGTCTGTTACTGTGAAAATCGGCAAGATCATAGTATGGTGCAAATTGTTTTTGCGATCGCCATTTCTGCACAAATGCTAAAATATCTGGTAGCATCTCTGGTTTTCCCCGTTGAAAACTTACCCCCGTCAGCTTAATTTCCGGCTTTGGTAAATCTAGATGTATGGCTGGGGAGTAAATTCGCCCCATATCATGATATTGCGGTAAGCCAGCCCGCCCACCTGTAAGATTTTTGATCGCTTGGACATTTTCTTCTAAAATGAGCGAAAAGTATAAAGAAACGGGATTTATTTCATGTAACTTTTGAAAATATTTGTATCCCCTTGCTAACAGAGTTCCTCGGCGATAATCTGGGTTTACACGTAAGTCTGCTAAATATCCCAGCTTGTCTAATTTACCATTAATAAATGCGCGATTAATCAGCCGACTACCTAAACCAATAATCTCACCAGTTCGACTATCAGTACATTTAATAACTTGTACACTTTCGCCCTGAATTTGACAACCAGAAAAATAATTTGGTTCTCGGCGAAAGCTAACAGAAATATTGCCTTCCATTCTATCCATCGCCATTCTTTGACGGAGTGCAGGATCATCTTCTGGGGTAGCGAGGGCAAATTCAAATTGACTCATTTAGATATAGCCATCCTAGATAAGATGTGAACATTTCTCTTTATTCTCTTCCTCTGTGATCTCTGTGTCTCTGTGGTTCGTTTAAAAAAATTCCGTTTATACAAGGGTGTATTTGTATGAGGAAAGAACCGCAAAGTACACATTGGCGCTAGCCTCTCCCTTTGGGAGAAGTACACAAAGAAAGAAAGAAGAAAAGTAGAAAATTCAACACAGTTTTTACAAGCAATGGTATTACTTTACTGATAAAATAATTGCGGTTTATAAGTTGTCGTCTTTGAATAGAGAGGAAGTGGAAGCCATGTTAGGATTGAGTTTAGAGGAAACAAGAGTTTATCAATAAGCAAAAGCTGAGGGTAGAGAAAAAGTATTGAAAGCAGCAGTGCCACTGTTACTAAAAACAGGGATGAGTATAGAACAAATTGCTCAACAACTCAATGTTGATGTAGAAGTTGTCCGAATTGCTGCACAGGCGAATACTGAAAACTGACAATT
This Nodularia sp. LEGE 06071 DNA region includes the following protein-coding sequences:
- a CDS encoding fatty acid desaturase family protein; its protein translation is MNINSPQKLTTLEARKAVSQGIESEIRALQKSVPWHHFLYLIFPLTAVVGVSVEVKAYTQGLSWNLATVEYGFGVILVALAMNAMFLLIHEGVHDILFPQKWLNDLAATVMGIAGFISFSAYRSMHLRHHEHLGDENDPDDYHNYTNNPKLIWLLHYNRLLWATILYLIFVPSLAWRYGNTQERIKVFTEYLFLIVTYIIIWQFVPLQLFFITWVVPFILTNFTINIRGLTQHGITDATDPFLASRSIEAHPIVQFLLVHENFHLEHHLFPSIPSYNLPKLHKLILPRIHRRVTGKSYSSFLWKFVRASLRQDETPIGLEITPTK
- a CDS encoding NAD(P)/FAD-dependent oxidoreductase, with translation MEVSLEKNAPHQVVIIGGGFGGLYTAKTLAKANVNITLIDKRNFHLFQPLLYQVATGTLSPADISSPLRSVLRKSKNTQVLLGEVNNIDPKAQQVILDDKVIPYDTLIVATGANHSYFGKDEWKDFAPGLKTVEDAIEIRRRIFSAFEAAEKENDPEKRRALLTFVIVGAGPTGVELAGAIAELAYKTLHEDFRNISTSETRILILQGRDRILPYISPDLSQAAAEALESLGVEVHTKARVTNIENNIVTFKEGGEVKEIASKTILWAAGVKASTMGHVLQHTTDVECDHAGRVMVEPDLTIKGYKNIFVVGDLANFSHQNGQPLPGVAPVAKQQGEYVAKLIQKRVKGQTLPQFHYNDVGSLAMIGQNLAVVDLGLIKLKGFIAWVFWLVIHIYFLIEFDTKVVVVIQWAWNYITRNRRSRLITGREAFVEAQSVENSSAYQTPEKKQPIKL
- a CDS encoding GH3 auxin-responsive promoter family protein, producing the protein MSNYWQKIQTQVTPSLEEFSQKLKNPLYTQTNKLKEIIYNNRHTIFGEKYEFTSITSYEEYAARIPIHEYADLAPYIQQIADGRIQVLCHEGIVAFEMTGGSTQGAKLIPYTATGLAAFQQAILPWIADLLQQKPEIKLGRTYWAISPVTRQSNHTPSGIPIGMVSDAAYFGQKLEDCILHLLAVPPEVSMVADIKEWRYLTALYLLAAEDISFISVWSPTFLLQIIEEIQLKYEDLIADIATGKSTSKIFSPERAEFLKQAVFNDIINFQKVWQKLSVISCWTDAAAKAFISQLQDLFPHVLIQGKGLLATEGVVTIPLVGCNTPVLAIDSGFYEFLDDNEQPRLCHQLVLGEIYRVVITTASGLYRYDLGDKVLVKGWFQATPLLEFVGRGGIVSDLCGEKLTEDFVLSCLGKQRGFAMLVPHIKPHPHYVLFLDGDEYDANSTITQGLQLDLALAANPQYEYARKLRQLGQLETVRVKNPLATYINYALSRGQRLGDIKPPALNLKSDWELIFSILP
- the mutS gene encoding DNA mismatch repair protein MutS, giving the protein MTASQPETQPTEPNIPAAPHVDTQLVDRSKLSKMYQHYVEVKDKHPHALLLYRVGDFFETFFQDAVTVSRELELVLTSKHGGEVGRVAMTGVPHHAWERYTTQLVEKGYAVVICDQVEDASEAVGLVKREVTRILTPGTLLEEGMLKSSRNNYLAAVVIAVNHWGLAYADISTGEFLTTQGSDLEHLTQELMRLQPSEVVVPTNAPDLGSLLRPGESSPHLPPCLPPSFCYSLRSQLPFSQGEARSKLLEKFKVRSLEGLGCDHLPLAVRAAGGLLEYVEDMQRVNPVVLQQLRTYTITDYLIVDNQTRRNLEITQTVRDGTFHGSLLWALDRSSTAMGGRALRRWLLQPLIDTKGIGARQNTIQELMENTPLRQDLRQLLRQIYDLERLTGRAGSGTANAKDLVALADSLSRLPQLSHLVTDARSPFLKALQKVPVELSELAQKLHAHLVESPPIHIKEGGLIRAGMNPMLDERKATVESDQQWIANLEVDERAKTGIPNLKVGFNKTFGYYISISRSKSDQVPENYIRKQTLTNEERYITPELKEREARILTARDDLNELEYEIFVELREEVGEQAEIIRNISRAVAAADVLCGLAELAVQQGYCRPDMVEGREIMIVDGRHPVVEQSLPAGFFVPNSTQLGREEGAEEKKPDLVILTGPNASGKSCYLRQVGLIQLMAQIGSFVPARLARLGVCDRIFTRVGAVDDLATGQSTFMVEMNETANILNHATAKSLVLLDEIGRGTATFDGLSIAWAVAEYIAVDIRARTIFATHYHELNELASILPNVANYQVTVKELPDRIIFLHQVQPGGADKSYGIEAGRLAGLPDVVIQRAKQVMGQIEKHSKIAMGLQNMD